The DNA region TACTTCGGCCCGGTCGAGGACGCCACGTTCAAGCACTGGCAGACCGTGGACCGGGTGAGCATCCGCGACCTGGTCCGCTCCCGGTCCAACGTGGCGACCCTCTCGCCGGAGCAGCAGGAGGCCAAGCTCGCCGAGGTGCTGGAGTTCTACGACGACTTCGGCCGCGGCATGGACGGCATGCAGCTGCCGTACCTGACCCGGTGCTTCCGGGCCGTGGTCGGCGTACGCCCCAAGCCGAAGGTCGACCCGACCGCGCCGCCGGCCGAGAGCGGCACGGTCGGCGAGGACACCGTGCCGGTCACCGTGGACGGTGTCGGCCACGGCACCGCGGACGACACCGAGGACGCGGCCGGACCGACCGGCTCCCCGGCCGCCACCGACGTCCCGGGGATCACCGATCCGCCGACCGACGACGACTCCGGCATGCTCCTGATCGACTTCCGCTGACCGGTGATGACGGCTCCCGGGAGCGGCGATGCGGACCCCGTGGCGTAGGCGCGGCCATCTCGGCACCGAGGCGGACCGCGCCGCCTTCCGGGCCCTGCACCAGGCCTCGCTCGCCTCACCGGCGCTGCGCGCCGGCCTGACCACCGACAGCGCGGAGCGCGCGATCCGGCACCTGCGGGCGCTGCTCGGCACACCGGCGCTGGCGTTGACCGACACCGCGACCGTGCTCGCCTGGGACGGGGTCGGTGGCGGCCACCACGCCGACCAGGCGGCGACCCTGGCGCGCGTCGCGGCCGAGCGCAGCAGCACCCGCACCGCGGACCGTAGCCACCTGCACTGCGACCGTCCCGGCTGCCCGGTGCGCACCGCGGTGATCAGCCCGCTGGTGGTGGAGGGGCGGGTGCTCGGCACCGTGCAGGCGTTCGCCCCGACCACCTCCGCCGGCCTGGTCCGGGCCACCGAGGAGGTGGCCCAGTGGGTCTCGGGACAGCTGGAGCTGGCCGAGCTGGACGCCCACCGGAACCGGATGATCGAGGCCGAGGTGCGGGCACTGCGGGCCCAGATCAGCCCCCACTTCATCTACAACTCGCTCGGCGCGATCGCCAGCTTCGTCCGCACCGACCCCGACCGGGCCCGCCAGTTGCTGCTGGAGTTCGCCGACTTCACCCGCTACTCCTTCCGCCGGCACGGGGAGTACACGACGCTGGCCGAGGAGCTGCGCTCGATCGAGCGCTACCTGCTGCTGGAGCAGGCCCGGTTCGGCGACCGGCTCCAGGTCACCCTCAACATCGCGCCGGAGGTGCTCACCGTGGTGGTGCCGTTCCTGTGCATCCAGCCGCTGGTGGAGAACGCGGTGCGGCACGGCCTGGAGCGCGCCGAGGGCACCGGCCACCTCCGCATCGTCGCCCACGACCGCGGCCCCGACGCCGTCCTGGAGGTGGAGGACGACGGGGTCGGCGAGGACCCGGAGCGGGTACGGCGCGCGCTGGCCGGCGACGCCGGCCTCGACTCGGTCGGGCTGGGCAACGTCGACGCGCGGCTGCGCGCCACTTTCGGTGACGATCACGGCCTGGTCGTGGAGACTGCTCCCGGGGCGGGCACCAAGGTGATCGTCCGGGTGCCGAAGTTCGCGCCCGGCGTGACCGTGGACCCGCTGCACGGGATCGACGCACGGGTCCCGGGGACACGGGACGACGGGACGAGGAGCGCGGAGCGGTGAGTGGGTTGCGGGTGCTGGTGGTCGACGACGAGCGGCCCGCCCTGGACGAGCTGACCTTCCTGCTCGAGGACGACGACCGGGTGGCCGGCGTGGTCGGCTGCGGCTCGGCCACGGAGGCGCTGCTCACCCTGCGCGAGACCGAGGTCGACTGCGTCTTCCTCGACATCCAGATGCCGGGGCTCTCCGGGCTCGAGCTGGCCGAGGTGCTGAGCCGGTTCAAGCAGCCGCCGCGGGTGGTCTTCGTGACCGCGCACGAGCAGCACGCGGTGGAGGCGTTCGACCTGCACGCCGTCGACTACGTGCTCAAGCCAGTCCGTCCCGAGCGCCTCGCCGAGGCGGTACGACGGGTGCTGGCCGACGCGCATCGTCGTACCGAGCCGGAGGACACCCAGATCCCGGTCGAGCGCGGCGGGGTGACCCGGTTCGTGGAGCGCGGGGAGATCACCCACGTCGAGGCGCAGGGCGACTACGCCCGGCTGCACACGCGCGGCGGCGACTCCTACCTGCTCCGGGTGCCGCTCACCTCGCTGGAGGAGGAGTGGGGGCCGGCCGGCTTCCTGCGGATCCACCGGTCGCTGCTGGTCGCGCTCGCCCACGTCGACGAGGTGCGTCAGGACGCGGGCCGGTGCACGGTGCTGGTCGACGGCACCGAACTGCCGGTCAGCCGGCGGCACACCCGGGTGCTGCGCGACGTGCTGGTACGCCGCGCCCGGGGCGGCACATGAGCGAGGACCGGCCGCGCTCCGGGGCCGGTGGGCGGCCGCAGCGGGTGCGGGTCACCGGGCCGCCGCGATCCGCGGCGCCACTGGCCACCACGCGGGTCGGCGACGTCCACGACCAGACGCCGATGGGCGACCTCTACCTCCGCTCGCTGCTGCGCGAGCAGGGGGCGCTGGCCGCCCGGGTGCTGCTGCTGGCCTTCGGCCTGCTCGGCGCAGTGCCCCTGGTCTTCTACCTGGCGCCGGGGCTGGCCGACCACCACGTCTTCGGCATCGGGGTCACCTGGATCGTGCTGGGCGTCCTGGTCCACCCGTTCGTGACCTGGCTGGGGTGGCGCTACGTGCGCCGGGTGGAGCGCAACGAGCTCTTCTTCGCCGACCTGGTCAGCCCCGACGGCCCGGCCGGGCCGCGGCAGGAGGCCTGAGTGGTGCACGCCACGCACGTGCCCGGCCTGGTCGCGGTGGTGACCGTGTCCCTGGTGACGCTGGCGATCGGCATCTGGGGTCTGCGGATCTCGCGCACCACCAGCGACTTCTTCGTCGCCTCCCGCACCGTCGGGCCTCGGCTGAACGCCTCCGCGATCGGCGGTGAGTACCTCTCCGCCGCGTCGTTCCTCGGCATCGCCGGGCTGCTCCTGGTGGGCGGCGCGGACATGCTCTGGTACCCGGTCGGCTGGACCGCCGGCTACCTGGTGCTGCTGGTCCTGGTCGCCGCGCCACTGCGCCGCTCCGGGGCCTACACCCTGCCCGACTTCGCCCAGGCCCGGCTGAGCTCGAAGGCCGTCCGCACCGCCTGCTCGGTGCTGGTGGTCGCGATCGGCTGGCTCTACCTGATCCCCCAGTTCGAGGGCGCCGGGTTCACCCTGCGGGCCGCGATCGGGGCGCCGGAGTGGGCGGGGCCGGTGGTGGTGGCGGCCGTGGTGCTGGCCAACGTCTCCTCCGGCGGGATGCGCTCGGTGACCTTCGTCCAGGCGTTCCAGTACTGGCTCAAGCTCACCGCCATCCTGTTCCCGGCCGCGGTGCTCGTGATCGTCTGGCTCGGCGACGGCCGCCCGACCTCCCCGACCACCGGCGACGGGTGGTCGGTGCCGGTGGCCTCGGGCGGCGCGGGCCTGTACGCGACGTACTCGCTGATCCTGGCGCTCTTCCTCGGCACCATGGGCCTGCCGCACGTGGTGGTCCGGTTCTACACCAACCCGGACGGGCGGGGGGCGCGTCGTACGACGGTGGCGGTGCTCGCGCTGCTCGGCCTCTTCTACCTCTGGCCGCCGGTCTACGCCGCCCTCGGCCGCGTGTACGGCGGCCGGATCCTCGCCGAGGGCCGCCACAACGTGCTCGTGCTGGAGCTGCCACGCGCGATGCTGGACGGCCTGGGGGCCGAGCTGCTGACCGGACTGGTCACCGCCGGAGCCTTCGCCGCATTCCTCTCCACCTCCTCCGGGCTGGCCATCGCCGTCTCCGGCGTGATCAGCCAGGACGTGACCGGCCGCTGGCTCGGTGGCTTCGGGGAGAGCCGCGGGGTGGCGGCGTTCCGGCTGGCGGCCGTGGTCTCGGTCGGGGTGCCGCTGGCGGTGGCACTGGTCGCCCAGAACATCGGCGTCGCGGAGTCGGTGGGGCTGGCGTTCGCGGTCGCCGCGTCGACGTTCGGCCCGCTGCTGGTGCTGGGCATCTGGTGGCGCGGCCTGACCGCGGCCGGTGCGCTGGCGGGCCTGGCCGCGGGTGGGCTCGGTGCCGGCGGGGCCGCGGTGCTCAGCATCGCCGGCGTCTCGCCGACCGGTTGGGGTGGTGCGCTGCTCAGCCAGCCGGCGGCATGGAGCGTCCCCCTGGCGGTGGTGGTGATGGTGAGCGTCTCGCGGCTGACCGCCCACCGGGCACCCGCGCACGCCCAGCAGTTCCTGGTGCGGCTGCACACCCCGGAGTGGCTGGACCTGCCCACCCGGTAGCCGCCGGCGGCGGTCAGTCCCAGGGGTCGTAGGTGGAACCGGGGGTGCCGATGCCGTACTGCTCGACCCGGTCGGCGTGCTCGCGCAGCTCGCTCGCGGCATCGGTGTCCTGGCCGAACAGGTCGGCGATCGCGAGGTCCAGCGACTTCGCGCTGTACTGCGTCTCGGTGCCCAGGTTCCCCAGCAGGTCCCAGAGCAGGTAGTGCAACGGGTGGTAGTCGCTGCTCGGGCCGTACTGCCCGGCGCCGACCGATCCGTCCCGGTAGAGCGGCATCAGGTCCAGGTTCGGGTGGAGCAGGTTCTTGGCGTCGTACAGCTCCTGGGCGACGTTGGGCAGGTAGGTGCCGGTGATCTCCTTGGCCAGCACCCGGTCGATCGAGATCTCCGAGCGCGCGCCGAGGTCGGAGCCCTCGTCGACGTCCAGGATCTCCGGTCGGCTCAGGTCGTAGGAGCCCTTGTCGTCGGTGACGTGCCCGAGGTTGACCCGGAGGTTGTCGACGAGGATTTGCTCCTCGGTGCCGATGTCGGCGGCGGCCCGGGAGATGGCCGCCTCGAACGCGGACCTGATCGAGGAGTAGCTGCCCTCCTCCGGTCGGTTCTCGAACGGCCCCCAGCCGTTGGGCAGCGCGGCGTCGAGGACGTCGAGGCCCAGCTCGACGGCGCCGGTGGCCGCCTCCCCCGGGCCCTTCGCGAAGAGCTTGACGGCGGAGTTGGCCCAGCCGGCGATCTTGAGCACGACGTCCCAGTCGGGTCCGGCGTCGTTGGCGGCATTGTCGAAGGACCGGGTGGTGTCGCGCACGATGTCGAGGACGGCCTCCCGCGCGTGACGCCAGATCTCCTCCTCGGCCGCGTGCACACCGCCGAGGATCACCGCGATGGCGTGCTGCCCCCGACGGCCTTGCCGATCTGGGAGAGGAAGTTGGCCTTGAAGGCGGTGATCATGCCGCCGGACATCGCGTCGGAGTTCTCCAGCGCGAGGTCGAGGTTGCCGCCGATGTTGCCGGCTCCGGTCGCGCTGCCGCCCTGCGAACCGGCCTCGAGCGCCAGCCGCCGGGTGACCTGCCGGACCTGCTCGGTGAGGCTCTCGTTGATCGCCGCCGGGTCGGGCGCGACCGAGAACGGGTCGAGGATGGTGTCGATGTCGGAGCGGATGGAGTCGAACTCGGCACCGAGGTGCTTGCCCTCGCCGTCGAACGCCAGGGTGCGGATGATCTTCTGGTAGCCGCCGCCCTGGCCGTCGGGGCCCGGCCGGTCGATCCGGTACGTCGTCGGCAGGCTGAACCCGCCCTGGCTCGGCGGGGTGATCGTGCAGGTGTAGTGGTCACCGTCGATCCGGAAGTTGGTGTTCATCAGGTCCCCGAGCTCGTCGACGAACCCGGCGTTCGGCGCGCAGACGTAGGCGTCGATGGCGGCCCGCTTGAGGGCCGGGACCAGTGCTTTCAACTCGTCGAACACAGGCATGGGGACTCCCGAGGTAGGTTGCAGCGAACCTCCCCCGCGACGACCATCCGGAAACGTCTCCTCCGGCGTGGCGTCATCCGCCCGGGTGACGGCGTGGTGTCACCTGCGCGGGTCGACCAGCACCTTGGCGTGCCGCTCGGGGTCGCCGAGCTCGGTGAACGCCTCGGCCACGCCGTCGAGTCCGACGGTGCCGGTGATCAGCGGGCTCACGTCGACCCGGCCGCTCGCCATCATCTGCAGCGTCTCGTGGAACTCGCTCGGGTCGTAGGCGAAGGCGAACCGCAGCTCGATCTCCTTGTTGATCGCCATCGACGGGCGGAAGCTGTCGGTGCCCATGCAGACGCCGACCACCACCACCCGGGTCAGCAACGGCGCCGACGAGACGATCTGCTCGATCACACCCGGCACCCCGACGCACTCGAAGACCACCGGGCCCCGCGGGCTCGCGCCCGCTCGCTCGGCCGCACGCATCACCCGCGCCCAGGGCAGCAGCGGGACCGCCCGCAGCTTGTCCATCGTGCTCAGGCCCAGCTCGGCGAGCGCGATCGGCTCGGTCAGGTACTTGCTGTCCTCGAACGACGCCCACGGCGAGGACTCGGCCGGATCGACCACCACGTCCGCGCCGCAGCGCTGCGCCAGGACCCGACGCCCGGCGGAGAAGTCGCTGGCGACCACGTGACGCACCCCGCTGGCCTTGAGCATCAGGATCACCGCGAGCCCGATCGGCCCACAGCCGATCACCACGGCGGTGTCCTTGGCGCCCACCTGTCCCTTCCGTACGGCGTGCCAGGCGACCGACAGCGGCTCGGTCAGCGCCGCGTGCTCCGCGTCCAGCTCGTCGGGCACCTTCATCGTCATCGACGCCTCGACCAGCACCTGCTCGGCGAGGCCGCCCGGCGCGTGCTCGCTCAACCCGGTCAGGTGGGTGGAGCCGGCGCTGCGCAGCACCGGCAGGGCGACCACCCGGGTCCCGGGCGCGAAGTGGTGACGGGTGCGGGGTCCGTAGTCGGCGACCGTGCCCACGAACTCGTGCCCCAGCACGACCCGCTGGTCCGAGCGCATGAATCCGTCGTACCCGAGGGCGGCGACGTCCGCCGCGGTCTCGTCGCAGTGGGTGCGGGCGTGCAGGTCAGAGCCGCAGATCCCGTTCCGCTCCACGTCGAGCAGGATCTGGCCCTTGGCCGGCGTCAGGTCGGGGACGGTCTCGACGGTGAGGTCGGACTGGTGGCAGACGACGGCGCGCATGGGGGGAGGCTAGCGGTGCGGGTTTCACCGGTCAGCCGGTGAAACCCGCACGACACGCCGAGCGGCGCCGGCGTGTCGTGCGGGTTTCGGCCGATAGGTCCGCGGGTTCGGCTCAGGCCTGGTCGAGGGCCTCGGCGACGCGACGGTGCGCGGCCCAGATCTCCTCGGGGAGGCCGTCGAACTGGGCCAGGTGCTTCTCGCGGTGACCCATCTCCTGCTGCCAGCGCTCGATGTCGATGGTCAGCACGGTGTCCAGGTCGGCGAGCCCCTGCTCGTCGAGCCCGTCGAGCAGCAGCTCCTCGCGGGCGGGGATGACGCCCACCGGCGTCTGCACACCGGAGACCTCGCCGTTCTTGTACTGCATCAGCCACACCAGCGGCCGCAGGTTCTCCCGGTAGCCCGGCCAGAGGAAGCGGCCGTCGTCGCCGCGCTGGAACCAGTTCACGTGCGCGAAGATCGGCTTGGTCGTCGCCCGACCGATCACCTCGAGCCAGTGCGCGGCGTAGTCGGCCTCGGAGTAGGACATGAACGGACGCATCGACATCGGGTCGTAGCGCAGCACGCCCTCGAGCCCGTCGGCCGCGGCGGTTGCCTCCGCGCCCAGGGTCAGGCCGTCGTACACGCCCTCGGCGATGTCCTCGATGGCGCGGACCAGCGGCTCGCGGTCGCGGGTGCGGCCACCGAAGATGATGCCGTGGATCTCGACGCCCGCCGGGTCCTCGAAGTCCTCGGCCACGTTCGGGACGTTGGCCAGGGTCGTGGTGAAGCGGCTGTTCGGGTGGGCCCACGGGGCGTTCACCTCGTCACCGGTCCGGTCGGCGATCTTGTCGCCCTTCCAGTCCAGCCAGCCGTCGAGGTCGGTCGGCTTGTCGCCGCGTCCTTCCCACCAGACCTCTTCGGTCTTCTCGTTGTAGGCGACGTTGGTGTAGATCGCGCCGGTGCCCGGGACGATCGACTCGATCGCGGTCGGGTTGGTCTTCTCGTTGGTGTCCTTGGCGACACCGAAAACGCCGTTCTCCGGGTTCATCCCGTAGAGCTTGCCGTCCTCGCCGACCCACAGCCACGCGATGTCGTCGCCGTAGAACTCGACGTAGTACCGGTCGCCGAGGGCATCGGGGGCCAGCGTCATCGCGAGGTTGGTCTTGCCCGAGGCGCTCGGGAAGCCGCCGCAGATGTTGTACTTCTTGCCGGTCTCCTTGTCGGTGATGCCGAGCAGCATGAACTGCTCGACCAGGAAGCCGTTCTTCCAGCCGTCGAAGGAGCCTTGGCGCAGGCCGTGGGCGATCTTGCCGAGCAGCGCGTTGCCGCCGTACGACGACCCGAAGTGCAGGATCGTCCGCTCGTCGGCGACGGTGACGAAGTAGCGCTTGTCGTCCGGAGTGCCCTGGCCGAGGTTCTCCAGGTCGCCGGTGACGTGCACCGCGCGGACGAAGGAGTCGCCGAGGTCGTTGATGAACTCCACGCCGACCCGCGCCATCCGGATCATCTGGAGCACCACGTTGCGGTTGTCGGTGAGCTCCACCCCTGCCGCGAACTTCTCCAGCGGCGAGCCCTTCGGCGCCATCAGGTAGGGGATCACGTACATGGTCTTGCCCGCGGACGCGCCGGTCATCAGCTCGATGAGCTTCGGCTTCATCTCCGCGGCGGGCTTCCAGTTGTTGTAGACGCCCTTGTCGGCCTCGTCGCTGGTCGCGACGATCGTGCGCTCCTCGGCGCGCGCAGTGTCCTTGAAGTAGGACCGCGAGTAGTACCGGCCCTCGCCCGCGGGCAGCAGCTCGCCGGCCTCGAGGGCTTCGGCGACCAGGCGCGCGTCGTCAGCCGCCGAGACGACCTCGATCCGCTCGGCGCCGGTCACCCCCGCCCAGTGTGCGACGTACTCCCGGACGCTCGGGTTCGTGAGCCCCGCCTCGTCCAGAATCCGCTCCACATCCACCATGCCTGTCAGCCTTTCGATCCGTTCGGAGGTGGGGGCACGCTACCCCAGCAAGGGGTCACGGCCGCCCGAGTCAGCGCTCTGTATGGCCAGCGGACGCCGTCGTCCAGGGGGCCCACCATGACACCGCGCCGAGCGCCCGCGCACCTCCCGGCCGAGCCCTGGACGCCCAATGTGAGGTATGCCACAGTTTGATCGTTCGAACCTTCCGTGATAGTGCGTTCGCCGCACCCCGGTCGTCGTCCTGCCGACGACATTCCCTCGGGCGTACGACGCGAGGGCCGGCGTCGGAATCACCGACGCCGGCCCTCATCTTGTCCCCGGTCCTCATCCCCCGGTTCGTCCCGCCGTCCTCGGCGGGCACGCCCTTACTCCCCGATGTAGCTCATCACGTGCTTGATCCGCGTGTAGTCCTCCATGCCGTACATGGAGAGGTCCTTGCCGTAGCCGGAGTGCTTGAAGCCGCCGTGCGGCATCTCCGCGACGATCGGGATGTGGGTGTTGATCCAGACGGCGCCGAAGTCGAGCCGCTTGGCCATCCGCATGGCCCGGCCGTGGTCCTTGGTCCAGACGCTGGAGGCCAGGCCGTACTGCACGCCGTTGGCCCAGCGCAGCGCCTCCCCCTCGTCGTCGAACCGCTGCACGGTGATCACCGGCCCGAAGATCTCGTCCTGCACCTGCTCGTCCTCCTGGCGCAGCCCGGAGAGCACGGTGGGCTGGTAGAAGTAGCCGCTCTCGCCGCCGGCGACCTGCGCCCGGGCGCCGCCCGCCGAGATCTCGGCGTGGTCGGGCAGCCGGTCCACGAAGCCGGCGACCCGGGCCAGCTGGTCGGGGTTGTTGAGCGGCCCGAACAGGACGTCCTCGTCGTCGGGCATCCCGGTCCGCGCGCCGCGCGCCTCGTCGGCCAGCGCGGCCACGAAGTCGTCGTACACACCGGGGCCGGCCAGCACCCGGGTGGCGGCGGTGCAGTCCTGTCCGGCGTTGAAGTAGCCGGCGCCGGCGATGCCCTCGGCCGCGGCGGCGATGTCGGCGTCGTCGAAGACGATCACCGGCGCCTTGCCGCCGAGCTCGAGGTGGACCCGCTTGAGGTCCCCGGCGGCCGAGGCCGCGACCTGGCTGCCGGCGCGCACCGACCCGGTGATCGCGACCATCTGCGGCGTCGGGTGCTCGACCACCCGCCGGCCCGTGTCCCGATCGCCGGTCACCACGTTCAGCACGCCGGGCGGCAGGAACTCCGCCGCGAGCTCGGCGAGCATCGTGGAGGTGGCGGGCGTGGTGTCGCTGGGCTTGAGCACGATGGTGTTGCCGGCCGCCAGCGCCGGGGCGATCTTCCAGACCATCATCATCAGCGGGTAGTTCCACGGCGTCACCTGACCGACGACACCGACCGGCTCACGCCGGATCATCGAGGTGTGGTCCTTCAGGTACTCCCCGGCGGAGCGACCCTCCAGGACCCGGGCCGCTCCGGCGAAGAAGCGGATCTGGTCGATCGCGGGCGGCAGCTCGTCGGTGGTGGTGAAGCCCAGCGGCTTTCCGGTGTCCTGGGACTCCGCGCGCACGAAGTCGTCGGCGCGTTGCTCGAGCTTGTCGGCGATCTTGAGCAGCGCCGTCTGGCGCTCGGCGGGCGTCGTCTCGCCCCAGGTCTCGAACGCCGCGGAGGCCGCCGCGTAGGCGCGGTCGACGTCCTCGGCCGCCGACATCGGCGCGGTCGCGTAGACGGCTCCGGTCGCGGGGTCGAGGACGTCGTACGTCGCCCCGTCGGCGGCGTCGACGAGCTCGCCGTTGATGACATTGCGGAAGGTGAGGTCAGCCACGGACCGACCCTAGCCGCGAATCGACGAAATCGGGAGGGTTGATCCGCCGTTTACCTACTGATTCCGTTGCTGAAACGCAGAATGACAACCGAATCACTCGTTTCCGACTTGCCTCGGCGTCAGCGATCCCGGACCATGGGGGCATGGACGACGACGCTCGGCTCCAGCAGGCCGCCCGGGACAACCTCTGGATGCACTTCACCCGCCACGGCGACTTCGAGAAGGCCGACCACGGCGTACCGATCATGGTGCGCGGCGAGGGCGTCCACCTCTACGACAACAAGGGGAAGCGCTACCTCGACGGGCTGGCCGGCCTGTTCGTCTCCCAGCTCGGCCACGGGCGCAAGGACCTCGCCGCCGCGGCGGCGGCACAGGCCGAGCAACTGGCCTTCATGCCGCTGTGGTCCTACGCCCACCCGCCCGCGATCGAGCTCGCCGAGAAGGTCGCCTCGCACGCGCCCGGCGACCTGAACCGGGTCTTCTTCACCTCCGGCGGCGGAGAGGCCGTGGAGACCGCCTGGAAGCTGGCGAAGAACTACTTCAAGCTCGTCGGCAAGCCGATGAAGCACAAGGTGGTCTCCCGAGCGATCGCCTATCACGGCACCACCCAGGGCGCCCTCTCGATCACCGGCCTGCCCGGCCTGAAGCAGCAGTTCGAGCCGCTGGTCCCCTCGACGTTCCGCGCCCCGAACACCAACATCTACCGGGCCACCGAGCACGGCGCACCGCACGGCCAGACCCCGGAGGAGTTCGGCCGCTGGGCCGCGGACCAGATCGAGGTCGCGATCGAGAACGAGGGCCCGGACACCGTGGCCGCCGTCTTCCTCGAGCCGGTGCAGAACGCCGGCGGCTGCTTCCCGCCCCGCCGGGCTACTTCGAGCGGGTCCGCGAGATCTGCGACCGGCACGACGTCCTGCTCGTCTCCGACGAGGTGATCTGCGCCTTCGGCCGGCTGGGCACCATGTTCGGCGCCGAGAAGTTCGGCTACCAGCCGGACATCATCACCTGCGCCAAGGGCATCACCTCCGGCTACGCGCCGCTGGGCGCGATGATCGCCTCGGACCGGCTGATGGAGCCGTTCCTGCAGCCGGGCGAGATGTTCGCCCACGGCTACACCTTCGGCGGGCACCCGGTCTCCACCGCGGTCGGCCTGGCCAACCTGCGGGCCTTCGAGTCCGAGGGCGTGCTGGAGAACGTGCAGACCAACGCGCCGGCCTTCCGGGCCACCCTGGAGCGGCTGAAGGACATCCCGATCGTCGGCGACGTGCGCGGCGAGGGCTACTTCTACGGCATCGAGCTGGTCAAGGACCGCGAGACCCGGGAGTCCTTCACCGCCGAGGAGTGCGAGCGGATCCTCTACGGCTTCGTGTCCAAGCAGCTCTTCGCCGAGGGCCTCTACTGCCGCGCGGACGACCGCGGCGACCCGGTCATCCAGCTCTCCCCGCCGCTGGTCTGCGGCCCGGAGCACTTCGAGGAGATGGAGCAGATCCTGCGGTCGGTGCTGGAGAAGGCCTCCGCGCAGCTCTGAACGCCGACGTAGGTTGGGGCCCATGGCCCGCACCATCGCGACGAACACCCGCACCGACCTCGACGGACTGCTCACCTTCATCCGCCCGCGTCATCGCTTCGTCCTGGTGACCCGTCGCCACGACGGGTCACCGCAGCTCTCGCCGGTCACCGGCGGGGTCGACCCGGCGGGGCGGCTGGTGATCGCGAGCTATCCCGAGCGGGCCAAGGTCCACAACGCCCGCGGTGACGAGCGGGTCAGCGTGCTCGTGGTCTCCGATGAGTGGAACGACCCGTGGGTCCAGGTGGACGGCGCCTGCGAGGTGCTCGACGTACCCGAGGCGTTGGACGCGTTCGAGGACTACTACCGCTGCATCGCCGGCGAGCACCCGGACTGGGCGGAGTATCGGCAGGCGATGCTCGACCAGGGCAAGTCGCTGCTGCGGATCACGCCGTCCCGGTGGGGTCCGATCGCGACCGGTGGCTTCCCCGCGCGCCTGGCCTGACCCCTCGGGGTCCGGAGGCGACCTCTCGGCCGTCCCCCACCGACCTCTCGGCCGTCCCCCACCGACCTCTCGGCGGGGCGCGGGGGTGTCAGCCGCGGACGGCCCGCATCCGCCGGCGCGCATTGGCCTCCCCGCCGAGCACGATCGCCAGCGAGATCACCAGCATCAGCGTGCCCACCACGTTGACCTGCATCGGCACCCCGACGCGGGCCACCGACCAGACGTACATCGGGAACGTGGTGTCGTTGCCGGAGTTGAGGTTGGTGATGATGAAGTCGTCGAAGGAGAGGCTGAAGCTGAGCAGCGCGGCGCCCAGGATGCCGGGCAGCACCAGTGGGAAGGTGACCCGCCAGAAGGTCTGCGACGGCGTCGCGTAGAGGTCCTGCGCCGCCTGCTCGAGGTTGTCGTCCATCCCGGCGAGACGGGACCGGACGGTGACCACCACGAAGGAGAGGCAGAACATCACGTGGGCGATGAAGATCGTCCAGAAGCCCAGCTGCCCGGCGAACCCGGCCTGCACGAAGAGCGCGAGCAGCGAGGAGCCGAGCACGATCTCCGGCGCCGCCATCGGCAGGAAGATCACCAGGTTCGACGTGGAGCGCCCGAAGAAGTCCCAGCGCACCAGCGCGAACGCGGCCAGGGTGCCGATCACGGTGGCGGCCAGGGTCGAGG from Nocardioides sambongensis includes:
- a CDS encoding sensor histidine kinase; translated protein: MRTPWRRRGHLGTEADRAAFRALHQASLASPALRAGLTTDSAERAIRHLRALLGTPALALTDTATVLAWDGVGGGHHADQAATLARVAAERSSTRTADRSHLHCDRPGCPVRTAVISPLVVEGRVLGTVQAFAPTTSAGLVRATEEVAQWVSGQLELAELDAHRNRMIEAEVRALRAQISPHFIYNSLGAIASFVRTDPDRARQLLLEFADFTRYSFRRHGEYTTLAEELRSIERYLLLEQARFGDRLQVTLNIAPEVLTVVVPFLCIQPLVENAVRHGLERAEGTGHLRIVAHDRGPDAVLEVEDDGVGEDPERVRRALAGDAGLDSVGLGNVDARLRATFGDDHGLVVETAPGAGTKVIVRVPKFAPGVTVDPLHGIDARVPGTRDDGTRSAER
- a CDS encoding LytR/AlgR family response regulator transcription factor — its product is MSGLRVLVVDDERPALDELTFLLEDDDRVAGVVGCGSATEALLTLRETEVDCVFLDIQMPGLSGLELAEVLSRFKQPPRVVFVTAHEQHAVEAFDLHAVDYVLKPVRPERLAEAVRRVLADAHRRTEPEDTQIPVERGGVTRFVERGEITHVEAQGDYARLHTRGGDSYLLRVPLTSLEEEWGPAGFLRIHRSLLVALAHVDEVRQDAGRCTVLVDGTELPVSRRHTRVLRDVLVRRARGGT
- a CDS encoding sodium/solute symporter, whose product is MVHATHVPGLVAVVTVSLVTLAIGIWGLRISRTTSDFFVASRTVGPRLNASAIGGEYLSAASFLGIAGLLLVGGADMLWYPVGWTAGYLVLLVLVAAPLRRSGAYTLPDFAQARLSSKAVRTACSVLVVAIGWLYLIPQFEGAGFTLRAAIGAPEWAGPVVVAAVVLANVSSGGMRSVTFVQAFQYWLKLTAILFPAAVLVIVWLGDGRPTSPTTGDGWSVPVASGGAGLYATYSLILALFLGTMGLPHVVVRFYTNPDGRGARRTTVAVLALLGLFYLWPPVYAALGRVYGGRILAEGRHNVLVLELPRAMLDGLGAELLTGLVTAGAFAAFLSTSSGLAIAVSGVISQDVTGRWLGGFGESRGVAAFRLAAVVSVGVPLAVALVAQNIGVAESVGLAFAVAASTFGPLLVLGIWWRGLTAAGALAGLAAGGLGAGGAAVLSIAGVSPTGWGGALLSQPAAWSVPLAVVVMVSVSRLTAHRAPAHAQQFLVRLHTPEWLDLPTR
- a CDS encoding zinc-binding dehydrogenase, translated to MRAVVCHQSDLTVETVPDLTPAKGQILLDVERNGICGSDLHARTHCDETAADVAALGYDGFMRSDQRVVLGHEFVGTVADYGPRTRHHFAPGTRVVALPVLRSAGSTHLTGLSEHAPGGLAEQVLVEASMTMKVPDELDAEHAALTEPLSVAWHAVRKGQVGAKDTAVVIGCGPIGLAVILMLKASGVRHVVASDFSAGRRVLAQRCGADVVVDPAESSPWASFEDSKYLTEPIALAELGLSTMDKLRAVPLLPWARVMRAAERAGASPRGPVVFECVGVPGVIEQIVSSAPLLTRVVVVGVCMGTDSFRPSMAINKEIELRFAFAYDPSEFHETLQMMASGRVDVSPLITGTVGLDGVAEAFTELGDPERHAKVLVDPRR
- a CDS encoding phosphoenolpyruvate carboxykinase (GTP); the encoded protein is MVDVERILDEAGLTNPSVREYVAHWAGVTGAERIEVVSAADDARLVAEALEAGELLPAGEGRYYSRSYFKDTARAEERTIVATSDEADKGVYNNWKPAAEMKPKLIELMTGASAGKTMYVIPYLMAPKGSPLEKFAAGVELTDNRNVVLQMIRMARVGVEFINDLGDSFVRAVHVTGDLENLGQGTPDDKRYFVTVADERTILHFGSSYGGNALLGKIAHGLRQGSFDGWKNGFLVEQFMLLGITDKETGKKYNICGGFPSASGKTNLAMTLAPDALGDRYYVEFYGDDIAWLWVGEDGKLYGMNPENGVFGVAKDTNEKTNPTAIESIVPGTGAIYTNVAYNEKTEEVWWEGRGDKPTDLDGWLDWKGDKIADRTGDEVNAPWAHPNSRFTTTLANVPNVAEDFEDPAGVEIHGIIFGGRTRDREPLVRAIEDIAEGVYDGLTLGAEATAAADGLEGVLRYDPMSMRPFMSYSEADYAAHWLEVIGRATTKPIFAHVNWFQRGDDGRFLWPGYRENLRPLVWLMQYKNGEVSGVQTPVGVIPAREELLLDGLDEQGLADLDTVLTIDIERWQQEMGHREKHLAQFDGLPEEIWAAHRRVAEALDQA